Proteins encoded by one window of Lutibacter sp. A64:
- the aldA gene encoding aldehyde dehydrogenase, translated as MKNYKQYINGEFVNSKATSVIEIVNPCTEEIISTISSGTIEDANNALEAAQAAQPKWEALPAIQRASFLHKMATIIRENRVFLAETLSKEQAKVIGLAQVEIDVTADYFDYNAGWARRIEGEIIQSDREQEHIYLHKVPIGVAVGICPWNFPFFVMARKVAASLITGNTCVIKPSSEAPNTIMEFAEMIQNIGMAPGVLNFVCGAGRTVGNALSKSPITGIISLTGSVSAGQKIIEAAAENITKVSLELGGKAPAIVCADANLELAVNSVVSSKVIFSGQVCNCAERVYVEDSIYDQFVDMLTKKMSEVTIEDALTGTNADMSSLVSKDQINKITDMVEFAKKEGAEVILGGKRPEKFDRGYFYEPTILTNCNQQMEIIQEEVFGPVLPVMKFGTLEEAIALSNDCQYGLTSSIFSENFNKIMRATNGLNFGETYVNREHFEAIQGFHAGWKKSGVGGADGKHGMEEYLHTKVVYAKYY; from the coding sequence ATGAAAAATTATAAACAATACATTAATGGTGAGTTTGTAAACTCTAAAGCTACATCTGTTATAGAAATTGTAAACCCTTGTACAGAAGAAATTATAAGTACAATTTCATCAGGAACAATTGAAGATGCTAACAATGCCCTAGAAGCCGCTCAAGCTGCTCAACCAAAATGGGAGGCCTTGCCAGCTATTCAAAGGGCTTCATTTTTACATAAAATGGCTACAATTATTAGAGAGAATAGAGTCTTTTTAGCCGAAACATTGTCAAAAGAACAAGCTAAAGTTATTGGTTTAGCGCAAGTTGAAATTGATGTAACTGCTGATTATTTTGATTATAATGCTGGTTGGGCAAGAAGAATTGAAGGAGAAATTATTCAAAGTGATAGAGAACAGGAGCATATTTATTTACACAAAGTTCCAATTGGAGTAGCTGTAGGTATTTGCCCGTGGAACTTCCCATTTTTTGTAATGGCTCGTAAAGTTGCGGCATCATTAATTACCGGAAATACATGTGTTATTAAGCCAAGTTCTGAAGCACCAAATACAATAATGGAATTTGCTGAAATGATACAAAATATAGGCATGGCACCCGGAGTGTTAAATTTTGTATGTGGAGCAGGAAGAACTGTAGGTAATGCTCTTTCAAAAAGCCCTATTACAGGAATTATTAGTTTAACGGGTAGTGTTTCTGCTGGGCAAAAAATTATTGAGGCTGCTGCAGAAAATATTACAAAAGTATCACTTGAATTAGGAGGTAAAGCACCTGCAATTGTGTGTGCAGATGCTAATTTAGAGTTGGCAGTAAACTCAGTGGTTTCATCAAAAGTGATTTTTAGCGGTCAAGTTTGTAACTGTGCAGAAAGAGTATATGTAGAAGATAGCATTTACGACCAATTTGTTGATATGCTTACTAAAAAAATGAGTGAAGTTACTATTGAGGATGCCTTAACTGGAACAAATGCAGATATGAGTAGTTTGGTTTCAAAAGATCAAATAAATAAAATTACGGATATGGTTGAGTTTGCTAAAAAAGAAGGTGCCGAAGTTATTCTGGGAGGAAAACGTCCAGAAAAATTTGATCGTGGTTATTTTTACGAACCTACAATTTTAACTAATTGTAATCAACAAATGGAAATAATACAAGAAGAAGTATTTGGACCTGTATTACCTGTAATGAAATTTGGAACTTTGGAGGAAGCAATTGCACTATCTAACGACTGTCAATACGGATTAACATCCTCTATATTTTCTGAAAATTTTAATAAAATTATGCGTGCCACTAATGGTCTGAATTTTGGAGAAACTTATGTTAACAGAGAGCATTTTGAAGCAATTCAAGGCTTCCACGCAGGTTGGAAAAAATCTGGAGTTGGTGGTGCTGATGGTAAACACGGAATGGAAGAATACTTGCATACGAAAGTAGTGTATGCAAAATACTATTAG
- a CDS encoding T9SS type A sorting domain-containing protein, with amino-acid sequence MIKKVLLISLLIGFSTSVHTQIFMQDFCASNTVSDYVSATPNVGQFNKISSSSANLATSINNGALSFKRTGAASMYAYRNFTFSTNPTFVQLKLDFEGSNFQTGTQNPVFSVYIGNGFSSASFGSNSTYASRFGIIAGANANEFKVGTVDNIGGAPSSAVFTGKQTITFVVNNSGEDKSYTAPNGSIETVANGTMNLWVGGSREINDFSLKNTDAKGDISGFKIQATSASGLGTFDFDNIEMKDLENEVVTPPTINLPDTPVDYLTLKHPFIWASYPERQHIIDNIHQYGWASSLYNQLKARVDYNKNTHSVNPEVILNTIPAIPGVFDDRANHTEIVGSMTEAAILYYLTNDASYAQYAADILGHYMKYLAVQPVQKYQEGTDGLMFDDGWLESRTLFPRIALTYDFLYNYINNNANTVYDLATNARKQFDDNEAQTTVTNLADIVFMSIRAKKSNHSVLAGNGALFNLLMIADDTKREQYFERFYNNTSESFDAYTWSLNNFTENGVWPETFSYSKGSHELVIQSLNVIDRYKPSLDIVNNNLSILDGFIGYANWFFPSNELMHFGDSGIDGDMNKGYRWILKIASRKNLSNYEQLAKQNLKFYYDQSGGYVPQIEDERLEFNSPLQLLWGENIASSQEAVAPKIEDTYNLKHAGIVVQRNLNTPDIENDGLMYYSGGAAYVHTHSTGIDLNLYGKGQVTGTESGSGQYGTDEHENYRVRHASHNTVIANGSGKRGGSNWLTKVATVDLVASEPKSLGTAIANDFSFSTQFIDDSFNDCLQQRTNSIIRTSATTGYYCDILRSKGKTKNDYHDYIYHNIGDAVSLKFNDNSNVSLSASTKYSAEIADNVTGWTFFENVNSSSETNKGIKASFALNEVNKYMNVVIPGGVNREYATALSPYTKGAIKGYDEKKTPVITMRKYGEAWDEPFIAIYEPSNSQESTIKSTTTIIENDKVVGVKVVSEVNGAKITDFILSNDEDETILNLENFKINFTGRFGIVRLKVKDGKTAVSLYLGEGQELTFDGETLNADSEGKGFIEYTLEYEYGFELSSNNFLIETISETCAGKNNGSFTIEAVEKRNYIATINGSNYNFTDIVTIDNLSPGTYDLCITIEGETFEQCYQVIIAAGFSLSGKIKVDNKTASISILEGTAPYIVFKNGKTVLETYQPNFSIEIKHGDKLQVMSKLACQETLSKQIDLLEGLYPYPNPSNGLFEMYIPTNLKTISIEIYNVQSQSISSKSYLVNNGKVHLDISNKPKGMYFVKVNLDKPLFVKVVKN; translated from the coding sequence ATGATAAAAAAGGTACTTCTTATTTCGTTATTGATAGGCTTTTCAACAAGTGTACATACTCAAATTTTTATGCAAGATTTTTGCGCTTCAAACACCGTTTCAGACTATGTGAGTGCTACTCCTAATGTAGGACAGTTTAACAAAATTTCTTCCAGCAGTGCTAACCTAGCAACTAGTATTAATAATGGCGCATTAAGTTTTAAAAGAACTGGAGCGGCTAGTATGTATGCCTACCGTAATTTTACATTTTCAACAAACCCTACATTTGTTCAATTAAAATTAGATTTTGAAGGAAGTAATTTTCAAACAGGTACGCAAAACCCAGTATTTAGTGTATATATTGGAAACGGGTTTTCAAGTGCGTCTTTTGGAAGCAATTCTACGTATGCGAGTAGATTTGGTATAATTGCTGGAGCCAATGCTAACGAATTTAAAGTTGGTACTGTTGATAATATTGGTGGAGCGCCTAGTTCAGCAGTATTTACAGGAAAACAAACAATTACCTTTGTGGTAAATAATTCAGGTGAAGATAAAAGTTATACAGCTCCTAATGGTAGTATTGAAACCGTTGCAAATGGTACAATGAATTTGTGGGTTGGTGGTTCTAGGGAAATCAATGATTTTTCATTAAAAAACACAGATGCTAAAGGTGATATTTCAGGATTTAAAATTCAAGCAACATCAGCTTCTGGATTGGGAACGTTTGATTTTGATAATATAGAAATGAAGGATTTGGAGAATGAAGTTGTAACTCCTCCAACAATTAATTTACCAGATACACCTGTAGATTATTTAACGTTAAAGCATCCATTTATTTGGGCTTCTTACCCAGAAAGACAACATATAATTGATAACATTCATCAATACGGTTGGGCTAGTTCGCTATACAATCAATTAAAGGCTCGTGTTGATTATAATAAAAATACACATAGTGTAAATCCTGAAGTTATATTAAATACAATTCCTGCAATTCCAGGTGTATTTGATGATAGAGCTAATCATACCGAAATAGTTGGCTCAATGACGGAAGCTGCAATTTTATACTATTTAACAAACGATGCTTCTTATGCACAATATGCTGCGGATATTTTAGGTCATTATATGAAATATTTAGCGGTGCAACCAGTGCAAAAATACCAAGAAGGGACAGATGGTTTAATGTTTGATGATGGATGGTTAGAGTCTAGAACGTTGTTTCCAAGAATAGCTTTAACCTATGATTTTTTATATAATTACATAAATAACAATGCGAATACTGTTTATGATTTAGCAACAAATGCTAGAAAACAATTTGATGACAACGAAGCACAAACTACGGTAACCAATTTAGCGGATATTGTATTTATGAGTATTCGAGCTAAAAAAAGTAACCACTCAGTTTTAGCAGGTAATGGTGCGTTATTTAATCTTTTAATGATTGCTGATGACACTAAAAGAGAACAATATTTTGAGCGTTTTTACAATAATACTTCTGAAAGTTTTGATGCCTATACTTGGTCGCTGAACAATTTTACAGAAAACGGAGTATGGCCAGAAACATTTAGTTATTCAAAAGGATCTCACGAATTAGTGATTCAGTCATTGAATGTAATTGACCGTTACAAGCCAAGTTTAGATATTGTAAATAACAATCTTTCAATTTTAGATGGTTTTATTGGCTATGCCAATTGGTTTTTTCCTTCAAATGAATTAATGCATTTTGGAGATTCAGGAATAGATGGTGATATGAATAAAGGATACCGTTGGATCTTAAAAATAGCATCAAGAAAAAATTTATCAAACTATGAGCAATTAGCCAAGCAAAACTTAAAATTCTATTACGATCAAAGTGGAGGCTATGTACCACAGATAGAAGATGAAAGATTGGAGTTTAATAGTCCGTTACAATTGTTATGGGGAGAAAATATAGCGTCTTCACAAGAAGCTGTTGCTCCTAAAATTGAAGACACCTACAACCTTAAACATGCAGGGATTGTTGTACAAAGAAATTTAAATACACCTGATATTGAAAATGATGGGTTGATGTATTATTCAGGTGGTGCTGCCTATGTACACACACATTCAACAGGGATTGATTTAAATTTGTATGGGAAAGGGCAAGTAACAGGGACAGAGAGTGGAAGTGGACAGTATGGAACAGATGAGCACGAAAATTATAGAGTACGTCATGCTTCACACAACACAGTTATAGCCAATGGATCAGGAAAACGAGGAGGTAGTAATTGGCTTACGAAAGTTGCGACTGTAGATCTTGTAGCAAGTGAACCAAAATCTTTAGGTACTGCAATTGCAAATGATTTTTCTTTTTCAACACAATTTATTGATGATTCTTTTAATGATTGTTTGCAACAACGTACCAATAGCATTATCCGTACAAGTGCTACAACCGGTTATTATTGTGACATTTTAAGATCAAAAGGGAAAACGAAAAACGATTACCATGATTATATATATCATAATATTGGTGATGCCGTATCTTTAAAATTTAATGATAATTCTAATGTTTCATTAAGTGCTTCAACCAAATATTCAGCAGAGATAGCAGATAATGTCACTGGATGGACATTTTTTGAAAATGTAAATTCTTCAAGTGAGACTAATAAAGGTATTAAAGCTTCTTTTGCGTTGAACGAAGTTAACAAATATATGAATGTTGTAATTCCAGGAGGTGTAAATAGAGAATATGCAACTGCACTTTCACCTTATACAAAAGGAGCAATTAAAGGGTACGATGAAAAGAAAACACCTGTTATTACGATGCGTAAATATGGTGAAGCTTGGGATGAACCTTTTATAGCAATTTATGAGCCTTCAAATAGTCAAGAAAGCACTATTAAATCAACTACAACTATTATTGAAAATGATAAGGTTGTTGGTGTAAAGGTTGTTTCAGAAGTAAATGGAGCAAAAATTACAGATTTTATACTTTCAAATGATGAAGACGAAACTATTTTAAATCTTGAAAATTTTAAAATAAACTTTACGGGTAGATTTGGAATTGTACGTTTAAAAGTAAAAGATGGTAAAACAGCTGTTTCTTTATACCTTGGAGAAGGACAAGAGCTTACTTTTGATGGTGAAACGTTGAATGCAGATAGTGAAGGAAAAGGTTTCATTGAATACACACTTGAATATGAATATGGATTTGAATTGAGTTCAAATAACTTTTTAATTGAAACGATTAGCGAAACGTGTGCAGGAAAAAATAATGGCAGTTTTACAATTGAAGCTGTAGAAAAAAGAAATTATATAGCTACTATAAATGGTAGCAATTATAATTTTACAGATATTGTTACAATTGATAATTTAAGCCCGGGAACATATGATTTATGTATTACAATTGAAGGTGAAACTTTTGAGCAATGCTACCAAGTTATTATTGCTGCTGGTTTTAGTTTAAGTGGTAAAATAAAAGTTGATAATAAAACAGCTTCAATTTCTATTTTAGAAGGTACAGCACCATATATCGTATTTAAAAATGGAAAAACTGTTTTAGAAACCTATCAACCAAATTTTTCTATTGAAATTAAACATGGTGACAAATTGCAAGTTATGAGTAAATTAGCTTGTCAAGAAACATTATCAAAACAAATAGACTTATTAGAAGGTTTATATCCCTATCCAAACCCTTCAAATGGTTTGTTTGAAATGTACATACCAACAAACTTAAAAACAATTAGTATTGAAATATATAATGTACAATCTCAATCAATTTCATCGAAATCGTACTTGGTAAATAATGGTAAGGTTCACTTAGATATCAGCAATAAACCAAAGGGAATGTATTTTGTAAAAGTAAATTTAGATAAGCCTTTATTTGTTAAGGTTGTAAAAAATTAA
- a CDS encoding family 78 glycoside hydrolase catalytic domain, with product MKIKTSTRQKYFLLSFFLGLLTLGLHSQIKPFELKCEYLTNPEGVDMQSPRFFWKIASKESGQYQIAYQLLVATSKENLVQNIGDAFDSKKVKASTTTQIEYKGIKLQSASQYYWKVKVWGKNKQVSEWSETATFSTGLFQVEDWKGAEWIAWRNQREWTEEWWRKNEVESQALQFQLPSYFGASMSLWERYHFHHDSPYDPAPLLRKDFKVTKKVKSAKAFISGIGYYELYINGKKIGNQVLDPGWTDYRKTILYTTHDITNVIKEGENLAGVMLGRGFYGQLAYDHWGFYKKGGYVGQPKLMCRIKIEYEDGTTKDVISDLSWKITGGPIIYDGPHMGEIYDATKEIKDWNLAEFDAASWENVQPAPHPGGTLISQLCQPIRVTKTFHPVATANKGNYGQWFDAGTNMSGWVRVRLKNAKRGQKINIYFGEHKDPTSSGQPGRLQQMAYIAKGEGVEYAECRFSYKGFRYFQIKGLERIKLSLEDVEVKYVHSDVPRVGHFESSNETINAVDNICRKSFIFNLHSILTDCPNREKNGWLGDVVTGLEYGMANYDVAAVTTKFTRDIWDTQNTLGAMAAIAPANDYRTGKSTLWSSAGVHVPWYMYSYYGDTRLFEQYWDKMMLWVNYSWKNNNLSEKDGMFKEAYNDWVPPYDATYNERGKPGGNEVIASMNFYLVLKRLAHIAGKLDKKEDQKRLEQQVKRIHAGIQKYAFDEDKVEYAGLKPFSEFLPVVNILALNYGIVPDKYHDQLEKKVVDNIIKDKKYHLWGGVFTVHSAYEYLPKNGYAELMHKVVVNEEWPSFGWMIKEGATTLPEGYKFEASDIHHFMGAVDNFFYRYMAGINIDTENPGFQKIVLTPNFIEEMDFAKASYNSIHGEIKAGWKKIATGTYEYSGTIPANCEAKIVLPNKIMHIKSGDFIFKVNL from the coding sequence ATGAAAATCAAAACTTCAACTAGGCAAAAATATTTTTTGTTATCCTTTTTTTTAGGTTTATTAACTCTTGGCTTACATTCTCAAATTAAACCTTTTGAATTAAAATGTGAATATCTTACAAACCCAGAAGGTGTTGATATGCAATCACCTCGATTTTTTTGGAAAATAGCAAGTAAGGAGAGTGGTCAATATCAAATAGCATATCAATTGTTAGTAGCAACTTCTAAAGAAAATTTGGTGCAGAATATAGGTGATGCTTTCGATTCAAAAAAAGTAAAGGCTTCAACTACTACACAAATAGAATATAAAGGAATAAAATTACAATCAGCTTCACAGTATTATTGGAAGGTAAAGGTTTGGGGTAAAAATAAGCAAGTTTCAGAATGGAGTGAGACTGCAACATTTTCTACAGGTTTATTTCAGGTTGAAGATTGGAAAGGAGCAGAGTGGATTGCTTGGCGAAATCAAAGGGAATGGACAGAAGAATGGTGGCGAAAAAATGAAGTGGAATCTCAGGCACTACAATTTCAGTTACCTAGTTATTTTGGAGCGAGTATGAGTTTGTGGGAACGTTATCATTTTCATCATGACAGTCCTTATGATCCAGCGCCTTTATTACGTAAAGATTTCAAAGTAACAAAAAAAGTGAAAAGTGCCAAAGCATTTATTAGTGGTATTGGTTATTATGAATTGTATATAAATGGTAAAAAAATTGGCAATCAAGTTTTAGACCCAGGATGGACAGATTACAGAAAAACAATTTTATATACTACGCATGATATTACCAATGTAATTAAAGAAGGTGAAAATCTTGCAGGAGTAATGCTGGGGCGTGGTTTTTACGGACAATTAGCTTATGATCATTGGGGGTTTTATAAAAAAGGCGGTTATGTAGGTCAACCAAAATTAATGTGCCGTATTAAAATTGAATATGAAGACGGAACAACAAAAGATGTAATTAGCGATTTAAGTTGGAAAATAACTGGCGGACCAATTATTTATGATGGACCTCATATGGGAGAAATTTATGACGCTACAAAAGAAATTAAAGATTGGAATTTAGCAGAATTTGATGCTGCTTCTTGGGAAAATGTACAACCAGCACCACACCCTGGTGGCACGTTGATCTCTCAATTATGCCAACCAATACGAGTTACAAAAACATTTCACCCAGTAGCAACTGCAAATAAAGGTAATTACGGACAATGGTTTGATGCAGGGACTAATATGTCGGGTTGGGTAAGAGTACGCTTAAAAAACGCTAAAAGAGGACAGAAAATTAACATCTATTTTGGGGAGCATAAAGATCCAACTTCATCAGGGCAACCAGGGAGGTTGCAGCAAATGGCATACATTGCAAAAGGCGAAGGTGTAGAATATGCTGAGTGTCGTTTTTCATATAAAGGGTTCCGATATTTTCAAATAAAAGGATTGGAAAGAATAAAATTGTCATTGGAAGATGTTGAAGTAAAATATGTGCATTCTGATGTGCCTAGAGTAGGGCATTTTGAATCTTCAAATGAAACTATAAATGCTGTAGATAATATTTGCAGGAAGTCTTTCATATTTAATTTACACAGTATTTTAACTGATTGTCCGAATAGAGAAAAGAATGGATGGTTAGGCGATGTGGTTACGGGTTTAGAATATGGTATGGCTAATTACGATGTGGCAGCAGTTACTACCAAATTTACGCGTGATATTTGGGATACACAAAATACGCTTGGTGCTATGGCGGCAATTGCTCCTGCAAATGATTACCGTACAGGTAAATCAACCTTATGGTCATCGGCAGGGGTGCATGTTCCTTGGTATATGTATTCTTATTATGGAGATACAAGATTGTTTGAGCAATATTGGGATAAAATGATGTTATGGGTAAATTACTCTTGGAAAAATAACAATTTATCGGAAAAGGACGGCATGTTTAAAGAGGCTTATAATGATTGGGTACCGCCTTATGATGCTACTTACAATGAAAGAGGGAAGCCAGGAGGAAATGAAGTAATTGCATCTATGAATTTTTATTTGGTGTTAAAACGGTTGGCACATATAGCTGGCAAGTTAGATAAAAAAGAAGATCAAAAAAGATTAGAGCAACAAGTAAAACGTATTCATGCAGGTATTCAAAAATATGCTTTTGATGAGGATAAGGTTGAGTATGCTGGTTTAAAACCATTTAGTGAATTTTTACCTGTAGTCAATATTTTAGCATTGAATTATGGAATTGTTCCTGATAAATATCATGATCAACTTGAAAAAAAGGTGGTTGATAATATAATTAAAGATAAAAAATATCATTTATGGGGAGGTGTATTTACAGTGCACTCAGCCTATGAATATTTACCTAAAAATGGCTATGCAGAACTAATGCATAAAGTAGTTGTAAATGAAGAATGGCCATCTTTTGGTTGGATGATAAAAGAAGGTGCTACAACCTTACCTGAGGGCTATAAGTTTGAGGCTTCGGATATTCATCATTTTATGGGTGCTGTAGATAATTTCTTTTATCGCTATATGGCAGGAATTAATATAGATACTGAAAACCCAGGATTTCAAAAAATAGTATTGACACCTAATTTTATTGAAGAAATGGATTTTGCAAAGGCAAGTTACAATTCAATTCATGGAGAAATAAAAGCGGGATGGAAAAAAATAGCAACTGGTACTTATGAGTATTCAGGAACTATTCCTGCAAATTGTGAGGCCAAAATAGTGTTGCCAAATAAAATAATGCATATAAAATCTGGAGATTTTATATTTAAAGTGAATTTATAA